The Pirellulales bacterium genome includes a region encoding these proteins:
- a CDS encoding magnesium chelatase domain-containing protein, with protein sequence MAAKRTPAAQRELNELLTRDHTLNGAILFGLDGYVVEMQARAMEVLRGPLPLTHVTKISGMAREGVRESLDRIAGALAKLDLAEGEVTVLVNLAPADLPKDGSWLDLPLAILMLQAAGTLRDLPEYQKGDFILFGEVGLHARKSRLQ encoded by the coding sequence GTGGCAGCCAAACGAACGCCGGCCGCTCAGCGGGAGCTGAACGAGCTTCTCACTCGCGATCACACGCTCAACGGGGCGATTCTTTTCGGCCTCGACGGCTATGTCGTCGAAATGCAGGCCCGCGCCATGGAAGTCCTGCGTGGTCCGCTTCCGCTGACGCACGTTACCAAAATCTCCGGCATGGCCCGCGAAGGGGTCCGCGAATCGCTCGACCGCATCGCCGGAGCGCTGGCGAAGCTTGATCTCGCCGAGGGCGAAGTAACTGTGCTGGTGAATCTCGCGCCGGCCGACCTGCCCAAAGACGGCAGTTGGCTCGACCTGCCCCTGGCAATCCTGATGCTTCAGGCGGCCGGCACATTGCGCGATCTGCCCGAATATCAGAAAGGCGATTTCATCCTGTTCGGCGAGGTCGGTTTACACGCGAGGAAGTCGAGGCTGCAATGA